In one Sander lucioperca isolate FBNREF2018 chromosome 7, SLUC_FBN_1.2, whole genome shotgun sequence genomic region, the following are encoded:
- the ptpn9a gene encoding tyrosine-protein phosphatase non-receptor type 9, with amino-acid sequence MAATLSAEEEQATRQFLEEINKWTSQHGVSPLSRELAVKFLMARKFDVLRAIELFHSYRETRLKEGIVRLQPQEEPLRSELLSGKFTVLSVRDPSGASIALYTAKLHHPNKTGNHVVLQALFYLLDRAVESFETQRNGLVFIYDMAGSNYTNFELDLSKKILNLLKGAFPARLKKVLIVGAPVWFRVPYNLLSLLLKEKLRERVQMVKMAELRQHLPRDCLPQHLGGLLPLESYSWNQQLLAGQNGRVDPVDELVGIPVEDSSIHVPGPESMRPQELLTHLGRLQRSGIHQEYEELRKEPPPGTFHCAQSAYNQERNRYGDVLCLDQTRVRLKARRNERSDYINASFMDGYKQRNAYIGTQGPLEKTYSDFWRMVWEQNVLVIVMTTRTDEGSRRKCGQYWPLEEGGQEVYGHMAVVNQRVDNHTHYNHTTLELHNTETCEQRQVSHFQYLSWPDYGVPTSAVTLIDFLGAVKRQQRKMVKALGLQWAGHPQGPPMVVHCSAGIGRTGTFCALDICLSQLQDVGSLNVCQTVRRMRTQRAFSIQTPDQYYFCYNAILEHAQRQGLLPANQ; translated from the exons ATGGCAGCTACTTTATCGGCGGAGGAAGAACAG GCTACCAGGCAGTTTCTGGAGGAAATCAACAAGTGGACCAGTCAGCATGGAGTGTCACCGCTGTCCAGGGAACTGGCCGTCAAGTTCCTCATGGCTCGCAAGTTTGACGTCCTCCGAGCCATCGAGCTATTCCACAGCTACAGG GAAACACGTCTAAAAGAAGGAATCGTCAGACTTCAGCCTCAGGAAGAACCTCTGCGCTCGGAGCTGCTCAGTGGAAAGTTCACTGTGTTG AGTGTGCGGGATCCTTCGGGGGCCTCCATTGCCTTGTACACGGCCAAACTTCATCACCCGAACAAGACCGGCAACCATGTGGTGCTTCAGGCCCTCTTCTACCTCCTGGATCGGGCCGTGGAAAG CTTTGAGACCCAGAGGAATGGCTTGGTGTTCATCTACGACATGGCGGGCTCCAACTACACAAACTTTGAGCTGGACCTGAGCAAGAAGATCCTCAACCTGCTCAAG GGGGCGTTCCCTGCCAGGCTGAAGAAGGTGTTGATCGTCGGGGCCCCTGTTTGGTTTCGAGTGCCCTACAATCTGCTCAGCCTGCTTCTCAAGGAGAAACTTAGGGAGAGG GTTCAGATGGTGAAAATGGCCGAGCTGCGCCAACACCTCCCCAGAGACTGTCTCCCCCAGCACCTCGGCGGCCTGCTGCCTCTGGAGTCATACAGCTGGAACCAGCAGCTACTGGCGGGCCAGAACGGCCGGGTAGACCCAGTGGACGAGCTGGTGGGCATCCCCGTGGAAGACTCTTCCATTCACGTCCCGGGACCCGAGTCCATGCGCCCACAGGAGCTGCTTACACACCTCGGGAGGCTTCAGCGCTCAGGCATCCATCAAGAGTATGAGGAGCTCCGCAAAGAACCACCGCCTGGAACCTTCCATTGTGCACA ATCAGCTTACAATCAGGAGAGGAACCGCTATGGAGACGTGTTGTGCCTTGATCAAACAAGAGTTCGTTTGAAAGCCAGAAGGAACGAG AGATCAGACTACATCAATGCGAGCTTCATGGACGGCTACAAACAGAGGAATGCATACATTGGTACTCAAG GACCACTGGAAAAGACCTACAGTGATTTCTGGAGAATGGTctgggagcaaaacgtgcttGTTATCGTCATGACAACCAG GACAGACGAGGGCAGTCGGAGGAAGTGTGGACAGTATTGGCCTCTGGAGGAAGGGGGACAGGAGGTCTATGGCCACATGGCAGTGGTTAACCAAAGGGTGGACAACCACACCCACTACAACCACACCACCCTCGAACTGCACAACACTGAG ACATGTGAACAGAGACAAGTGAGTCATTTCCAGTACCTCAGCTGGCCGGACTACGGCGTTCCCACCTCAGCGGTGACTCTCATTGACTTCCTGGGAGCTGTAAAGAGACAACAGAGGAAAATGGTGAAAGCTTTGGGACTTCAGTGGGCAGGCCACCCACAGGGACCCCCAATGGTAGTTCACTGCAGTGCAGGGATTGGGAGAACAG GTACCTTCTGTGCCCTGGACATCTGTCTGTCCCAGTTACAGGACGTAGGCTCACTAAATGTATGCCAGACAGTGCGACGCATGAGAACACAGAGGGCCTTCAGCATTCAAACCCCGGACCAGTACTACTTCTGCTACAATGCCATTTTGGAGCACGCCCAAAGGCAGGGCCTGCTCCCAGCCAATCAGTGA